CGCCGCATCAACCATGATGCCGATGCCCACACCTGTCGTCAGGTCTGCCCCACGTGCAGCGCCAATTGTTGTGGCAAGCGCGCCAAAACCAAAGAGTGAATACTCCGCAATGCGCAAGATTTGAAATTGCCTGTTCACCTTTTGCATACGAATATTTTCTTCGCGGCGGTAGTCGCGCGGGGCTGTCTCGAGCTGATCTTCGAGGCGACGCAGCTGGCTGTTGGTTCGAAAGTAGACAGTGCCCCCGACAATCAGCGCAACCGGAGCGAGGCCTATCAGTGCATAACCAGCGCCCCGGCCGAGATCAGACTGTGATGTCAAATAAGCACCGGCACCACCTGCAAGCGCCGCACCGAAGATGGCCATTTTCGCAGCCGACTTCTCTTCATGAAAATATTCGCGCATCGCCCGCAGCATATGCTGGTCGACCGGTTTGGTTTGAGCCGGTGGTTCGGCGGCGAAAAGATTTTGCGCGAGCACCGTGCCGCAGAAAAAAAGCAGAAGGATTCTCATGTGCCAACCTTCTTTTGATTATACGCTTCGGCAATTTTGTTCTTCTGAATCTTGCCCGTCGCTGTTTTGGGAAAACCCGTGACGAATTCGATGACTTTCGGCATCTTGTAATTCGCTATTTTTTCCCGCAGGTAGTTGCGTACATCTGCGGCGCTGAGCGAGGCGCCTTCTTTGGCGATAATGAATGCGCCTACTACTTCTCCATATTTCTTGTCGGGAATGCCCACGATGGCGCATTCAGAGACCGCCTCATGTTTATAGAGCACTTCTTCGATTTCTTTCGGGTAGATATTTTCGCCGCCCTGAATAATCATTTCTTTTTTTCGTCCCGAAATATAGAAATAACCTTCTGCATCGCGGTAACCGAGATCGCCTGTGTGTAACCAGCCATCAATGAGCGTCGCTCTATTCGCTTCGTCACGCTTATAATACCCCTGCATGACGTTAGGGCCCCGCACGACGAGCTCGCCGACTTCGCCGTCGGTCAGAAACTCATTTCTGCCCTCAATATTGGCGTTTGCTACCGCCATTTCTTGCCCCGCAATCGAGATACCAATCGACCCGATCTTGCGTTTGCCCCTCAGTGGATTCAGCGACGAGACGCAGGTGCCTTCTGAAAGCCCATAACCCTCAATAATCTTGCCTTTGAATTTTTCTTCGAAGCGGTTAAAGACTTCGACTGGCATGGGCGCTGCGCCGCAGATACAGGCTTTCAAAAATGACAGATCAGGACTTGCTTCTTGGTCGGTGAGCGACGTCGAACCGTTGAGCTCGTTGAGAAAATTGTAAATCGTGGGTACGCCGCTGAAGGTGGTGCAGCGGTATTTTTTAAGAGTGTCAATAAACGAACGGGGTTTAAAGCCGTCTTCGAGCACGACCGTCGCCCCTGCCCAAAGCGTCGACATCATCGACGCAATCTGCGCATTCACGTGAAAGAGCGGCATAATGCAGAGCGCTGTGTCCACTGGCTCAAGGTCGATCATCTGGTGGGTGACATAGCTGTTGTAGAGAATATTTGCATGCGACAGCAGCACGCCTTTGGGGTGTCCCGTTGTGCCGGATGTATAAATCATCGAAGCCTTGTCGCCGCCGGCCAAATCTTCTGCTGTGAATTTTGCCGCGCCGGTTAATTCTGTGGCCAGATCTCGTGCCTGCGGAAAATCCGCATCGGGAGTCGTGAGCACGACGTGCTGAATTTTTGCCAGGCGAACCCAGACAGGTTCGAGCGCCTTGCGAAACTGGGGAGTTGTCACCAAAATGCGCGCATCGCAGTCGTTGATGATGAAATCCAACTCTTCTGCTTTGAGCAGCGTATTGATTGTTACGGCAGTGTACCCCGCAGTCATTGCTCCAAACCACAAAAACAGAAAATCGGGCGAGTTCGGTATCAGCAACGCAATATGGTCGCCCTTTTGCGCTCCCAATGCCCTGAGCATACCCGCAGCCTGCGCAATCTTTGCCCGCATCTCGGTGTAATCGAAAGCGCGGTCTTGAAAGTACAGATAGGTTTTGGTGCCGTGTTGTTGGGTTCTGGCGTCCCAAAGCTCAGCAATCGTGGCGAACGGTGGGTTTATCTTGATATGATCGAACGCGTTCATGGCTCACGCAATAGCCGTGAGCGCCCGTGTCAATGCGTAGAAGTTGGCTTTTTCAGCGCTCACGCCGGGCTATTTCTTCGCGCAGCCAGTGCAGGTCGATGCCGTTGGCAGTCGCAGCGGCTCTGAGCCAGTGTTCTTCATTCTCGTGCAGTTCGTTATCGGCAAACGCGATGTCGAGAGCGTGCGTCAGAAATATCTCGGCGTTCGTCTGGCTGTTGAACCGCGGGGGTTCTTGACTGACATGAGAATTTTTCAGAATACCGTGAATACTTTCATCGATGTATTCTTCGCTGAAGCCGAATGGTTGAACCGCTTCACGCACTAACCGCTCTTCCATTTCGTGCAAATCGCCGTCAGCTGCCATGATGAGCAAAAGACCGCGAAAATATTCGCTGCGCTCGCGAAGGTCGAGGTCGGCGTGCACGGGTTGCGATTTCATAGGTCTTGTGAATATATGGCCGTGGCAGACATTTTGGCAAGAAATTGTGGATCTCAAAATTGTGCACTGCGCACTCGCCTGTAGACATTGGCTCGCGGCGATCTTCTAACAGTTTCCTGAAAAGGAAACTGAAAGCAGGCTTCCGGAACCGAAAAAGCGAAAAGCAGGCCGTTTCGGCCGCTTTAGCAGTCGTTTGCGCATGCAAACGACGAGGCCTTTCGCATTTTCGGGAGTTTTTCCGGAGCCTGCTTAATCTCTTTGCTGTGCAGGCAGGTATCGTAAACAAGCCGGCAGATGAAGACGAGCATTCAGTTTCTGGGCGGCGCAGGCACCGTCACCGGTTCAAAGTATCTGGTTCGGCATAACGGCCAGAATATTCTCGTCGACTGTGGATTGTTTCAGGGTCTCAAGACATTGCGCGTGCGCAACTGGAACCCGCTGCCGATCAACATTGCAGAAATCGATGCCGTGGTTCTGACGCATGCGCACGTCGATCATTCGGGCTATATACCCCGACTCATCAAAGATGGCTTTCGCGGCAAAATCTACGCTTCAGAGGCGACCTTTGAGCTGTGCAAAATTCTGCTGCCCGATTCAGGCTACCTCATGGAAGAAGAGGCCGCGTACCTGAACAAGAGAAAGAAGACTAAGCACTCCCCCGCTTTGCCGCTCTTTACCCAGGCAGAGGCCGAAGATGCCTTGCGCTATTTTACTCCGGTGCCCTTTAATTCACGCGTCGACCTCGGTAAAGAAGTCTCGTTCGAGCTCGCATACGCAGGCCACATACTGGGCGCTGCGCAGATTATTTTGCAATGTGGCGAACGCAAGATCGCTTTCACCGGCGATATCGGCCGCATGCAAGACGCGTTGCTCTACCCGCCCGCGAGGCTGCCGGGTGCAGACTATCTGGTGGTCGAATCGACCTATGGTAATCGCTTGCATAAAGAGACTAATCTTGCCGACAAACTCGAAGAGATTATTCTTGAAACGCATGCGCGCGGTGGTGTGATTATAATTCCGGCGTTTGCAGTTGGTCGTGCGCAGGTCTTAATGTACCACCTTTCAGAGCTGCGCAAAGCTGGTCGTATACCTGAGTTTCCCATGTATCTGAACAGCCCCATGGCAGAGAGCGCGAGCGACCTGCTGATGAAGTTTCGCGATCTGCACCGCCTCAGCGTTGAGGATTGCGAGGCCACATGCAACATCGTGAAATATATTCACACTCCCGAGCACTCACGCTGGCTGAACGACCAGAAGGGCCCCATGCTCATTATTTCAGCCAGCGGCATGCTCACCGGTGGCAGGGTGCTGCACCATATCAAGGCGTTCGCCGGCGATGAGCGAAACGTGATTCTGCTCACGGGTTACCAGGCAGCTGGTACGCGCGGCGAGGCCTTGCAGCGCGGGGCCGAACAGATTAAGATACACGGTGATTATGTCACTATACGAGCTCAGGTGCGTGAACTGGAGAATATCTCGGCTCACGCCGACTATGGCGAGATTATCAGCTGGCTCGAAAGCTGCAATATCGGCCCAAGGCGGGTTTTCGTGACGCACGGCGAACCCGTAGCAGCAGATGACCTGCGGCGCCGCCTGATCGACAAATTCGGCTGGCACGCGATGGTGCCCGACCTTGGTCAATTAGTAGAGTTAGCCTAAAAGTACGCTGCACATTCCACAGGGCGCCTTGCGCCCTGTGGAATGTGCAGCCCATTTGCCAGCCGCCAGGCTGGCAGTGAATTTCAAATGACGGCGCACGTCAAAAATATACCGTAGCCCATGGCTCTCGTTAAAAGCTCACAAGAAATTACCAACTCGACGATCGGGGCGAACTCGTATTTTACAGGTCGATTCTATATCAACGGCAGCCTCAAGATCGACGGCAAGTTCGAAGGCCGTGCGCTACAGGCAGACCAGCTCTATATCGGCACCACTGGCAAGGTGAAAACCAGCGTCGCGGCAAACTCGGTTTTCGTTGAAGGCGTCATCATCGGCAACATCGCAGCAAAGAGCCGCGTGATGCTTCTGCCCACAGCGAAAATATTCGGCGATATCAAAACACCTGAGCTGATTATCCAGAATGGTGTTATTCTCGAAGGCCGCTGCGTGATTGCAAACGACCTCAAAGCTTCGGCCAAAGATGTTATCGAAGCAGAATACCTCAAAGACAATCTCAATGAGAATATGCTTTTCCCCAAAAGTGCTCGCACCGAAAAAGACAAAGCCGACGCCCGCTGACTTTCTTAGGGTTTCTCTCTCATCGCTTCTTCTGTACCACAGCCCCCGGTAATCGTTTCGCAGGGTGACGCCGCGGGTGCCGGTTGGCACGCGTTTAAAGAAATAATCGCCGGCTATAGCAAAGCACTAGGGCCGCAATCGCAGGCCCGTTATAGCCCCCGGCGTCTCGTCGTCGTCGGCGATACTTTTGAGAGTGACCGGGCTTTCATCGAGAAATACTTTCACACAATACCGTATACCGCGAAAATCGATGCGATCGACACTGTTCTGGCTGACAGAAAAATCAAAAAACCGCTTTTTCTAAACGTCGCAGCCGGTAAGGCGATCGAACCTGGCAAAGGCAACTCGCTGGTTGCGCTACGGTCATGGCATGCCTTTCAAAAGGCGCTGAAGATATTTCACGCGCACCCATCGGCAGCCTTCGTCACGTTACCGGTTTCGAAAGAGCTCATCATGAAAGCTGGTGTGGATTTTAATGGCCATACGGGTGAACTCGCAACGGCATTCGGCACGCGCGTGTTCATGTGTATGTACCACAAGAAGTTCTCGGTGATACCCCTCACGGAGCATATTCCGCTGGCATTGGTGCCGCGTAAGCTCTATGAAGTGAATATTACAGAGCTCGCTTCGGCGCTTCGCCAATTCAGGGCGATATTCAAACCGGCCGGCAAAACGGCCTGGTGTGGGGTGAATCCTCATTGTGGTGAAAATGGTCGCATCGGCAACGAAGAAGAGTTTGTCGTGCGTTCAATCGATACACTCGCCAGGCAAGGCGTCGTGGTTGAGGGACCGGTGTCTGCCGACGCGGTTTTTACGAAACATGTGATCTCGCAATATTCCCTTGTGTTGGCGAACTACCATGACCAGGGCCTGATACCGTTTAAGGCGCTTGCCGGTATGGCGGGCGTAAACACGACACTCGGCCTGCCGCGGCTTCGTGTTTCGCCCGACCACGGCACAGCATTTTCGCAGACGGCTGCAAAACAGGTAGACATCACAGGGGTGCTCGCGAGTTTGCGGTTTGCATTTGATCACGCATTAACATGGCAACAGGCATCGCAACCTCATTAGCTCTCGGCGCACTCGCGCTCATTCTGCTGACATTTCGTACAGGGCTGCCGCTCAGCCGCAAGATTCTCGGTTGGCTGACGCTTTGCGGTCTTGCATATTTCTATTCAGCTGAGCTGATGATTGCGTACAAGACAGTGA
The sequence above is a segment of the Turneriella parva DSM 21527 genome. Coding sequences within it:
- a CDS encoding class I adenylate-forming enzyme family protein — its product is MNAFDHIKINPPFATIAELWDARTQQHGTKTYLYFQDRAFDYTEMRAKIAQAAGMLRALGAQKGDHIALLIPNSPDFLFLWFGAMTAGYTAVTINTLLKAEELDFIINDCDARILVTTPQFRKALEPVWVRLAKIQHVVLTTPDADFPQARDLATELTGAAKFTAEDLAGGDKASMIYTSGTTGHPKGVLLSHANILYNSYVTHQMIDLEPVDTALCIMPLFHVNAQIASMMSTLWAGATVVLEDGFKPRSFIDTLKKYRCTTFSGVPTIYNFLNELNGSTSLTDQEASPDLSFLKACICGAAPMPVEVFNRFEEKFKGKIIEGYGLSEGTCVSSLNPLRGKRKIGSIGISIAGQEMAVANANIEGRNEFLTDGEVGELVVRGPNVMQGYYKRDEANRATLIDGWLHTGDLGYRDAEGYFYISGRKKEMIIQGGENIYPKEIEEVLYKHEAVSECAIVGIPDKKYGEVVGAFIIAKEGASLSAADVRNYLREKIANYKMPKVIEFVTGFPKTATGKIQKNKIAEAYNQKKVGT
- a CDS encoding TerB family tellurite resistance protein, giving the protein MKSQPVHADLDLRERSEYFRGLLLIMAADGDLHEMEERLVREAVQPFGFSEEYIDESIHGILKNSHVSQEPPRFNSQTNAEIFLTHALDIAFADNELHENEEHWLRAAATANGIDLHWLREEIARRER
- a CDS encoding MBL fold metallo-hydrolase RNA specificity domain-containing protein; translated protein: MKTSIQFLGGAGTVTGSKYLVRHNGQNILVDCGLFQGLKTLRVRNWNPLPINIAEIDAVVLTHAHVDHSGYIPRLIKDGFRGKIYASEATFELCKILLPDSGYLMEEEAAYLNKRKKTKHSPALPLFTQAEAEDALRYFTPVPFNSRVDLGKEVSFELAYAGHILGAAQIILQCGERKIAFTGDIGRMQDALLYPPARLPGADYLVVESTYGNRLHKETNLADKLEEIILETHARGGVIIIPAFAVGRAQVLMYHLSELRKAGRIPEFPMYLNSPMAESASDLLMKFRDLHRLSVEDCEATCNIVKYIHTPEHSRWLNDQKGPMLIISASGMLTGGRVLHHIKAFAGDERNVILLTGYQAAGTRGEALQRGAEQIKIHGDYVTIRAQVRELENISAHADYGEIISWLESCNIGPRRVFVTHGEPVAADDLRRRLIDKFGWHAMVPDLGQLVELA
- a CDS encoding bactofilin family protein gives rise to the protein MALVKSSQEITNSTIGANSYFTGRFYINGSLKIDGKFEGRALQADQLYIGTTGKVKTSVAANSVFVEGVIIGNIAAKSRVMLLPTAKIFGDIKTPELIIQNGVILEGRCVIANDLKASAKDVIEAEYLKDNLNENMLFPKSARTEKDKADAR
- a CDS encoding 4-hydroxythreonine-4-phosphate dehydrogenase PdxA — translated: MDTVLADRKIKKPLFLNVAAGKAIEPGKGNSLVALRSWHAFQKALKIFHAHPSAAFVTLPVSKELIMKAGVDFNGHTGELATAFGTRVFMCMYHKKFSVIPLTEHIPLALVPRKLYEVNITELASALRQFRAIFKPAGKTAWCGVNPHCGENGRIGNEEEFVVRSIDTLARQGVVVEGPVSADAVFTKHVISQYSLVLANYHDQGLIPFKALAGMAGVNTTLGLPRLRVSPDHGTAFSQTAAKQVDITGVLASLRFAFDHALTWQQASQPH